A genome region from Stenotrophomonas maltophilia includes the following:
- the pgaB gene encoding poly-beta-1,6-N-acetyl-D-glucosamine N-deacetylase PgaB — MARILRLIVLLLLSASPPAFAQQALHLDAIDNGLLILSYHDIRDQVAAKGDADTYAVSTQNFAAHLDWLGAHGYHPVSLSQVIDASQGRATLPPRPVLLTFDDGLRSVYDKAFPLLQAYRYPALVAVITDYVDMAPGRTIDYGYRPFGHDDFVTWAQLKQMHDSGLIEVASHTDDLHHGVLANPQGNSTPAVVTRIYSPTTHSYESEAQYEQRLRADLGRSVQRIQQHLGIRPRAIVWPYAAYNQLSNDIAEQLGMPISFDLEGRSTPVASDLHGLARFLVSDNPTVEGLAFELRRDVALDGIRALQVDLDDVYDPDPAQQARNLDALIERVKRISPTHVYLQAFADPDGNNTADALYFPNRHMPMRADLFSRVAWQLKSRAGVKVYAWLPVLGFELPDPVQRKALAIHNGDTDGMYRLDFTNPKARQIMLDIYEDLAVNSYFEGLLFHDDGYLRDTELPALAAGGDGSARTQALIDFTLALRDSAQRWRPKLATVRNLYAEPVLRPQSEAWFAQRLDLFNKAYDQTALMAMPWMEGSKHPERWLDQLLAAVRAHDPQLQHTLFELQTVDWRTGQPIPAERLRAQIRRLQAQGVHHFAWYPDDFIADQPSTHDARAAMSAGNFPYPEK, encoded by the coding sequence ATGGCCCGCATCCTGCGACTGATCGTGCTCCTGCTGCTGTCCGCCTCGCCGCCGGCGTTCGCCCAGCAGGCCCTGCATCTCGATGCCATTGACAACGGCCTGCTGATCCTCAGCTACCACGACATCCGCGACCAGGTCGCGGCCAAGGGCGACGCCGATACCTACGCGGTGAGCACGCAGAACTTCGCCGCGCACCTGGACTGGCTGGGTGCGCACGGCTATCACCCGGTGTCGTTGTCGCAGGTGATCGACGCCTCACAGGGGCGCGCCACGCTGCCACCAAGGCCCGTGCTGCTGACCTTCGACGACGGCCTGCGCAGCGTCTACGACAAGGCGTTCCCGCTGCTGCAGGCCTACCGCTACCCGGCGCTGGTGGCGGTGATCACCGATTACGTGGACATGGCGCCCGGGCGCACGATCGACTATGGCTACCGGCCGTTCGGCCACGATGACTTCGTTACCTGGGCGCAGCTGAAGCAGATGCACGACAGCGGCCTGATCGAAGTGGCCAGCCATACCGACGACCTGCATCATGGCGTGCTTGCCAATCCGCAGGGCAATTCGACGCCAGCGGTGGTCACCCGCATCTACAGCCCGACCACGCACAGCTACGAAAGCGAGGCGCAGTACGAGCAGCGCCTGCGCGCCGACCTCGGCCGTAGCGTGCAGCGCATCCAGCAGCACCTGGGCATACGCCCGCGCGCCATCGTCTGGCCCTATGCCGCCTACAACCAGCTGAGCAACGACATCGCCGAGCAGCTGGGCATGCCGATATCCTTCGATCTGGAAGGCCGCAGCACACCGGTGGCCAGCGACCTGCACGGGCTGGCGCGTTTCCTGGTGAGCGACAACCCGACCGTGGAGGGGCTGGCCTTCGAGCTGCGCCGCGATGTTGCACTCGATGGCATCCGTGCGCTGCAGGTCGACCTGGATGATGTGTATGACCCGGACCCGGCACAGCAGGCGCGCAACCTCGATGCGCTGATCGAGCGAGTCAAGCGCATATCGCCCACCCACGTCTACCTGCAGGCTTTCGCCGACCCCGACGGCAACAACACCGCCGACGCGCTGTACTTCCCCAACCGGCACATGCCGATGCGCGCGGACCTGTTCAGCCGGGTCGCCTGGCAACTGAAGTCGCGCGCGGGAGTGAAGGTATACGCCTGGCTGCCGGTGCTCGGGTTCGAGCTGCCCGATCCGGTGCAGCGGAAGGCATTGGCGATCCACAACGGCGATACCGACGGCATGTACCGGCTGGACTTCACCAACCCGAAGGCACGCCAGATCATGCTCGACATCTACGAGGATCTGGCCGTCAACTCGTACTTCGAAGGCCTGCTCTTCCATGATGATGGTTACCTGCGCGACACGGAACTGCCGGCGCTGGCGGCCGGCGGTGATGGCAGCGCACGCACCCAGGCACTGATCGACTTCACCCTGGCCCTCCGCGACAGTGCACAGCGCTGGCGACCAAAGCTGGCGACGGTACGCAACCTGTATGCCGAGCCGGTGCTGCGCCCGCAGAGCGAGGCGTGGTTCGCACAGCGGCTGGACCTGTTCAACAAGGCCTACGACCAGACCGCGCTGATGGCGATGCCGTGGATGGAAGGCAGCAAGCACCCCGAGCGCTGGCTGGACCAGCTGCTGGCCGCGGTGCGCGCGCATGATCCCCAGCTGCAGCACACCCTGTTCGAACTGCAGACCGTGGATTGGCGCACCGGCCAGCCGATTCCCGCCGAACGCCTGCGCGCGCAGATCCGCCGGCTGCAGGCCCA